From the genome of Schaalia dentiphila ATCC 17982, one region includes:
- a CDS encoding alpha/beta hydrolase — MSQITIETPRGVSLSGTFTRPVDCRDAAVIFSHTFLSDRHASGMFDSLGRALRRAGYATLTFDYSGHGASGDEIITFDPLIEDFRSASGWLADQGFARQICVGHEFGAAVALRSRPPAVQTYVLVSPVLGPLSYDWNLVFSDVQLSDLEHHGATTVPDDSESVRRQFTISKRTLADMSMVSGEDALRGLSVPVLITHDSFDEETGLLDRTREVFHLLPDGSLVEMTAAPDGIAGEYTPVDGVPIIDEAVDRALAASGSAHLPTLADVAAKWASRWVPVSR, encoded by the coding sequence GTGAGTCAGATAACGATTGAGACGCCCCGGGGAGTGTCCCTCTCCGGTACATTCACGCGTCCCGTGGACTGCCGCGACGCCGCGGTGATCTTTTCTCACACCTTTTTATCGGATCGTCACGCATCGGGCATGTTCGACTCACTCGGTCGTGCACTGCGTCGCGCCGGCTATGCCACCCTCACCTTCGACTACTCCGGCCACGGCGCCTCGGGCGACGAAATCATCACCTTCGACCCCCTCATCGAAGACTTCCGCTCCGCGTCCGGCTGGCTCGCCGACCAGGGCTTCGCGCGCCAAATCTGCGTCGGCCACGAGTTCGGCGCCGCCGTCGCGCTGCGCTCGCGCCCGCCCGCCGTGCAGACATACGTGCTGGTCTCCCCGGTCCTCGGTCCCCTTTCCTACGACTGGAACCTCGTGTTCTCCGACGTGCAGCTCTCCGACCTTGAGCACCACGGGGCCACGACCGTGCCCGACGACTCCGAGTCCGTGCGCCGGCAGTTCACGATCTCCAAGCGCACCCTCGCCGACATGTCCATGGTCTCCGGCGAGGACGCGCTGCGCGGCCTCAGCGTCCCGGTGCTCATCACGCACGACTCCTTCGATGAGGAGACCGGTCTGCTCGACCGCACGCGCGAGGTCTTCCACTTGCTGCCCGACGGCTCCCTCGTCGAAATGACCGCTGCCCCCGACGGCATCGCGGGCGAGTACACGCCGGTCGACGGCGTGCCCATCATCGACGAGGCCGTGGATCGCGCGCTCGCCGCCTCCGGTTCGGCGCACCTGCCTACCCTGGCGGATGTCGCCGCCAAGTGGGCGAGCCGCTGGGTGCCCGTGAGTCGCTGA
- a CDS encoding DUF3418 domain-containing protein: MPDSRPTPPSEPNERGPRSRNAGRPANGRDSVRRRRGQAGRQGREKRTREGRPPREHARPFKPFTPEQLAERAAAIPVISFPDLPVSSRRDEIARAIRDHQVVIVSGETGSGKTTQLPKICMQLGRGVAGMIGHTQPRRLAARSVADRIADELGQTVGRERGQVVGYQVRFTDEVGPTTLVKLMTDGILLAEIQSDPMLRRYDTLIIDEAHERSLNIDFILGYVARLLPARPDLKVIITSATIDSDRFARHFGTWEGTPGSGRLIEPAPVIEVSGRTYPVEIRYRPLGPTTPSSYTSEASAQHADEPEESADEQSSGPMQLVLEDPDDELATLGYGMGEDIDVETAICHAVDELSAEGDGDILVFLPGERDIRDTEVALLDHLKGRGRRAGDDKGAHPGDIEILPLYARLTAAEQHRVFEPHRLRRVVLATNVAETSLTVPGIRYVIDPGLARISRYSNKTKVQRLPIEPVSQASANQRAGRCGRVSEGVAIRLFSQADYLSRPRFTEPEILRTSLASVILQMASLGLGAVEDFPFLDAPDRRAVRDGVALLVEIGALAQDRESADAAPASSQYRLTGIGRDLARLPIDPRLGRMLLEAERRGCASEVLVIVAALSIQDVRERPAEHQGTADASHARLADPHSDFITYLNLWRYLAVQARDLSGSAFRRMCRAEFFHYLRWREWRDVVGQLRQMARALGIAAGPMGEPSTGDVVEAAQFGGAQDAAVRAVLAYGQGTASVDADQVHRSLLVGLLSYLGSWDETKRDYEGARGTRFTIWPGSGVSGHPAWVMTAELVETSRLFARTVARIRPEWVEPAARGLLKRSYSEPFWSVAKGAAMVRERVTLYGLTLAADREVLLGRLGDLVIDEAVAASRSHAPRAGSLEALAAGLVSASKDPLSSGSFEPRHFEELAAAREGTTARELAREMFIRNALVDGQWRERHAFQRRNEALVEQAREVERRSRTHGLVADEQARFRFFDDLIPEHVTSAAAFNRWWKDKRREHPDLLIYPASLLMPREATSGEGFPDHWQCGDLSLPLSYEFAPGSPRDGVSMRIPIEVLERVSDAGTDWLVPGMREDLLTEAIRALPKGVRRLLAPAPDVAASVARWIEQAGDEPALAAPVADESAAGPQKTKDSDEPDPLSLDAAMGRLAAWGATSGKLSTRNSPAKAPKKAAHKEAPAPESTQQNPEATTEAPKPRPLTEGPILDALAHAVRVLRGVDLSEADLAHARAHLPDHLRMTFVVTDASGKELGAGKDLAYLQRSLASDANKAVRTAVRAALEEAGEKQARRNKRGRGASEKATARGGEDSSTSASASNVGAQSAAGKGTQAPKDARASAPAQDPAFHADGVTQMPTLPRSITQTSGTMTLRAFPALVPQGSAAAPAAGVRVVASAAEADREHRAGLARLLLSRVALATNRVTTRWTGREALMLAASPYADTAALVADAQLASALALVDELSTPADVRDPEAFETLVAAARDAHEDRVYQILSHVVRALEASAEADAAVRSHPQASLEETTRDVAAHGKTLLDEGFVSATPASALPHLARYLRAGAVRIERAASSPGALARDLEDMDRIHQAEAEIAATRDALEHRPYDARRDAALTQARWMAEELRVSMFAQTLGTPNKVSMKRLLGVLAGAR; encoded by the coding sequence ATGCCTGACTCTCGCCCCACGCCTCCGTCCGAGCCCAACGAGCGCGGCCCCCGTTCTCGCAACGCGGGTCGCCCCGCCAACGGGCGTGACAGCGTGCGGCGCCGCCGAGGCCAGGCAGGCCGCCAGGGCCGAGAGAAGCGCACCCGCGAGGGCCGCCCGCCCCGCGAACACGCGCGCCCCTTCAAGCCCTTCACGCCGGAGCAGCTAGCCGAGCGCGCCGCAGCTATCCCCGTCATCTCCTTCCCCGACCTGCCGGTGAGCTCCCGCCGCGACGAGATCGCCCGCGCCATCCGCGACCACCAGGTGGTCATCGTGTCGGGCGAGACCGGCTCGGGTAAGACGACGCAGCTGCCGAAGATCTGCATGCAGCTGGGCCGCGGAGTGGCCGGCATGATCGGGCACACCCAGCCGCGCAGGCTCGCGGCGCGTTCGGTCGCGGACCGCATCGCCGACGAGCTGGGCCAGACCGTGGGCCGCGAGCGCGGCCAGGTGGTCGGCTACCAGGTGCGTTTCACGGACGAGGTCGGCCCCACAACCCTCGTCAAGCTCATGACGGACGGCATCTTGCTGGCGGAGATTCAGTCGGATCCGATGCTGCGCCGCTATGACACGCTTATCATCGACGAGGCCCACGAACGCAGCCTGAACATCGACTTCATCCTGGGCTACGTGGCACGCCTGCTGCCCGCGCGCCCGGACCTGAAGGTCATCATCACGTCGGCGACGATCGATTCGGATCGTTTCGCGCGCCATTTCGGCACGTGGGAGGGCACGCCCGGCTCGGGTCGCCTGATCGAGCCGGCGCCGGTCATCGAGGTCTCGGGACGCACGTACCCGGTCGAGATCCGCTACCGTCCCCTCGGCCCGACGACACCCTCCTCGTACACGTCCGAGGCCTCAGCGCAGCATGCGGACGAGCCCGAGGAAAGCGCAGACGAGCAGAGCTCCGGCCCCATGCAGCTGGTCCTGGAGGACCCGGACGACGAGCTGGCGACGCTGGGCTACGGCATGGGCGAGGACATCGACGTGGAGACCGCGATCTGCCACGCGGTGGACGAGCTAAGCGCGGAGGGCGACGGCGACATCCTCGTCTTCTTGCCGGGCGAGCGCGACATCCGCGACACGGAGGTGGCCCTCCTCGATCACTTGAAGGGACGAGGCCGGCGCGCGGGAGATGACAAGGGCGCACACCCGGGAGACATCGAGATCCTGCCGCTGTACGCGCGGCTGACAGCGGCCGAGCAGCATCGCGTGTTCGAGCCGCACCGCCTGCGCCGCGTGGTCCTGGCGACGAACGTGGCGGAGACATCGCTGACGGTGCCGGGCATCCGCTACGTCATCGACCCGGGTTTGGCTCGTATTTCCCGCTATTCCAACAAGACGAAGGTGCAGCGCCTCCCGATCGAGCCGGTCAGTCAGGCCAGCGCGAACCAGCGCGCGGGCCGATGCGGCCGAGTCTCGGAGGGCGTGGCGATCCGCCTGTTCTCCCAAGCCGACTACCTGTCGCGCCCGCGCTTCACGGAGCCGGAAATCCTGCGTACGTCACTGGCCAGCGTCATCTTGCAGATGGCGTCCCTGGGCCTGGGCGCCGTCGAGGACTTCCCGTTCCTGGACGCCCCGGATCGGCGCGCGGTGCGCGACGGCGTGGCCCTCCTCGTGGAGATCGGCGCGCTCGCGCAGGATCGTGAGAGCGCGGACGCCGCCCCGGCCTCGTCCCAGTACAGACTCACCGGCATCGGACGGGACCTGGCGCGCCTGCCGATCGACCCGCGCCTGGGGCGCATGCTGCTGGAGGCCGAGCGCCGGGGATGCGCCTCGGAGGTGCTCGTCATCGTGGCGGCGCTGTCGATCCAGGACGTGCGCGAGCGCCCGGCCGAGCACCAGGGCACGGCGGACGCCTCGCACGCGCGCCTGGCCGACCCCCATTCGGACTTCATCACCTACCTGAACCTGTGGCGCTACCTGGCGGTGCAGGCCCGCGACCTGTCGGGCTCGGCGTTCCGGCGCATGTGCCGCGCGGAGTTCTTCCACTACCTGCGGTGGCGCGAATGGCGCGACGTCGTCGGCCAGCTGCGCCAGATGGCGCGGGCGCTGGGAATCGCCGCGGGGCCGATGGGCGAGCCGTCGACGGGCGACGTCGTGGAGGCCGCCCAGTTCGGCGGCGCGCAGGACGCGGCCGTTCGCGCGGTCTTGGCCTACGGGCAGGGCACGGCGAGCGTGGACGCGGACCAGGTGCACCGCTCGCTGTTGGTCGGCCTGCTGTCCTACCTGGGTTCGTGGGACGAGACGAAGCGCGACTACGAGGGCGCCCGCGGCACGCGCTTCACGATCTGGCCTGGCTCAGGCGTGAGCGGGCACCCCGCCTGGGTGATGACCGCGGAGCTCGTGGAGACCTCGCGCCTGTTTGCGCGCACGGTGGCCCGCATCCGCCCGGAGTGGGTGGAGCCGGCGGCGCGCGGCCTGCTCAAGCGCTCGTATTCGGAGCCGTTCTGGTCGGTCGCGAAGGGCGCGGCGATGGTCCGCGAGCGCGTGACGCTCTACGGGCTGACGCTGGCGGCGGACCGCGAGGTGCTGCTGGGTCGCTTGGGTGACCTCGTCATCGACGAGGCCGTGGCCGCCTCGCGCTCTCATGCTCCGCGCGCGGGGTCGTTGGAGGCGCTGGCGGCCGGGTTGGTGTCGGCGTCGAAGGATCCGCTGTCGTCGGGGTCGTTTGAGCCGCGTCATTTCGAGGAGCTGGCGGCCGCGCGCGAAGGGACGACGGCGCGTGAGCTGGCCCGCGAGATGTTCATTCGCAACGCTCTGGTGGATGGTCAGTGGAGGGAGAGGCACGCTTTCCAACGCCGAAACGAGGCACTGGTGGAGCAGGCCCGCGAGGTTGAGCGCCGTAGCCGCACCCACGGCCTCGTCGCGGATGAGCAGGCGCGCTTCCGTTTCTTCGACGACCTGATCCCCGAGCACGTGACCAGCGCGGCGGCATTCAACCGCTGGTGGAAGGACAAGCGCCGGGAGCATCCGGATTTGCTGATCTACCCGGCGTCCCTGCTGATGCCGCGCGAGGCGACCTCGGGCGAGGGTTTCCCGGATCATTGGCAGTGCGGCGATCTGTCGCTGCCTCTGAGTTACGAGTTTGCCCCGGGTAGCCCGCGCGACGGCGTGTCGATGCGCATCCCAATCGAGGTGCTCGAGCGCGTCAGCGATGCGGGCACGGACTGGCTGGTGCCCGGCATGCGCGAGGACCTGCTGACCGAGGCAATCCGCGCGCTACCCAAGGGCGTGCGCCGCCTGCTGGCCCCCGCGCCGGACGTGGCCGCGTCGGTGGCTCGCTGGATCGAGCAGGCGGGCGACGAGCCGGCCCTGGCGGCGCCAGTGGCGGACGAGTCCGCCGCAGGCCCGCAGAAGACCAAGGATTCCGACGAGCCAGACCCGCTGAGCCTGGACGCCGCGATGGGCCGCCTGGCCGCGTGGGGCGCGACCTCGGGCAAGCTGTCGACGCGCAATTCCCCCGCGAAGGCGCCGAAGAAGGCCGCGCACAAGGAGGCTCCTGCACCGGAATCCACCCAGCAGAACCCCGAAGCAACCACCGAGGCGCCCAAGCCCCGCCCCCTCACCGAGGGCCCCATCCTGGACGCCCTCGCCCACGCGGTGCGCGTGCTGCGCGGCGTGGACCTCAGCGAGGCAGACCTGGCGCACGCGCGCGCCCACCTGCCCGACCACCTGCGCATGACCTTCGTCGTCACCGACGCGTCGGGCAAGGAGCTGGGCGCGGGCAAGGACCTGGCCTACCTGCAGCGTTCCCTCGCCAGCGACGCGAACAAGGCGGTGCGCACGGCCGTGCGCGCGGCCCTCGAGGAGGCCGGAGAGAAGCAGGCGCGCAGGAACAAGCGCGGGCGCGGGGCCTCGGAGAAGGCCACCGCGCGAGGTGGGGAAGATTCCTCCACCTCCGCATCCGCGTCCAACGTGGGCGCGCAGTCCGCAGCCGGGAAGGGCACACAGGCACCGAAGGATGCCCGGGCCTCGGCCCCCGCGCAGGACCCGGCGTTCCACGCGGACGGCGTCACGCAGATGCCGACGCTGCCGCGCTCGATCACCCAGACCTCGGGCACGATGACACTGCGGGCCTTCCCTGCACTGGTCCCCCAGGGTAGCGCCGCGGCCCCGGCTGCGGGCGTGCGCGTCGTGGCCAGCGCCGCCGAGGCCGACCGTGAGCACCGCGCCGGCCTCGCTCGTCTGCTGCTCTCCCGCGTCGCACTGGCGACGAACCGGGTGACCACGCGGTGGACGGGCCGCGAGGCCCTCATGCTGGCGGCCTCCCCCTACGCGGACACGGCAGCCCTGGTCGCGGACGCGCAGCTGGCCTCGGCCCTCGCCCTCGTGGACGAGCTGAGCACACCGGCCGATGTGCGCGACCCCGAGGCCTTCGAGACGCTCGTGGCGGCCGCGCGCGATGCCCACGAGGACCGCGTCTACCAGATCCTCTCCCACGTCGTGCGGGCCCTGGAGGCCAGCGCCGAGGCCGACGCCGCCGTGCGCTCGCACCCCCAGGCCTCGCTCGAAGAGACGACGCGCGACGTCGCGGCGCATGGGAAGACCCTGCTCGACGAGGGTTTCGTGTCGGCGACGCCCGCCTCCGCGCTGCCGCACCTGGCCCGCTACCTGCGCGCTGGTGCCGTGCGCATCGAGCGCGCCGCCTCGTCGCCGGGGGCGCTAGCCCGCGACCTGGAGGACATGGACCGCATCCACCAGGCGGAGGCCGAGATCGCCGCCACGCGCGATGCCCTGGAGCATCGGCCCTACGACGCCCGCCGAGACGCCGCGCTCACTCAGGCGCGGTGGATGGCCGAGGAGCTGCGCGTGTCGATGTTCGCCCAGACCCTGGGCACGCCCAACAAGGTTTCCATGAAGCGCCTGCTCGGCGTCCTCGCGGGGGCGCGGTGA
- a CDS encoding VIT1/CCC1 transporter family protein, giving the protein MSAVGNEAVSADPQLNTQEPSRAQIKRWRKHLAEERMEARTYRDLSERRTGEERAVLLQLEEAERRHEEYWLARLGDHALPAPKPPLRTRAASVLAHLFGTIFILAMAQRAEQRSARDVDDDVPAHMQADEHIHAEVIRSLAAKSRETLAGTFRAAVFGANDGLVSNLALVLGVAATGVEPHVVLLTGISGLLAGALSMGAGEWVSVRSQRELLDASIPDPDAHQAVPDLDVDANELALVFRARGESEEEAERHARQVFARLAKPATGESGAIAVRAALGGSPESDGAGDQVGTPMKAALSSFCFFAAGAFFPLIPYLLGMTGLAAIVVAAVIVGVALLFTGGVVGILSGQSPAPRALRQLIVGYGAAGVTYLLGSLFGTSIA; this is encoded by the coding sequence TTGAGCGCGGTGGGGAACGAGGCCGTGAGCGCAGACCCACAGCTCAACACTCAGGAGCCATCACGCGCGCAGATCAAGCGCTGGCGCAAGCACCTGGCTGAGGAGCGCATGGAGGCCCGCACCTACCGCGACCTTTCTGAGCGCCGGACGGGCGAGGAGCGCGCGGTCCTCTTGCAGCTCGAGGAGGCGGAGCGCCGCCACGAGGAGTATTGGCTGGCTCGCCTGGGCGACCACGCTTTGCCCGCTCCCAAACCGCCACTGCGCACGCGCGCCGCGTCCGTCCTCGCACACCTTTTTGGCACGATTTTCATTCTGGCGATGGCCCAGCGCGCGGAGCAGCGTTCCGCCCGCGACGTGGATGACGATGTGCCCGCGCACATGCAGGCGGACGAGCACATTCACGCCGAGGTCATTCGTTCCCTGGCGGCAAAGTCCCGCGAGACCCTGGCGGGCACGTTCCGCGCGGCAGTCTTCGGCGCGAACGACGGCCTCGTGTCGAACCTGGCACTCGTGCTGGGTGTGGCGGCGACGGGCGTGGAGCCCCATGTCGTTCTCCTGACGGGCATTTCGGGCCTGCTCGCGGGTGCCCTGTCAATGGGGGCCGGCGAGTGGGTGAGCGTGCGCAGTCAGCGCGAACTCCTCGACGCCTCAATCCCCGACCCGGACGCGCATCAGGCGGTGCCGGACCTGGATGTGGACGCGAACGAGCTGGCGCTCGTATTCCGTGCGCGTGGCGAGAGCGAGGAGGAGGCCGAGCGGCACGCGAGGCAGGTTTTCGCGCGCCTCGCCAAGCCTGCGACCGGCGAGTCCGGCGCGATCGCGGTGCGTGCCGCCCTGGGCGGCAGCCCCGAGTCGGACGGTGCGGGCGACCAGGTGGGCACGCCCATGAAGGCGGCGCTGTCCTCGTTCTGTTTCTTCGCGGCGGGCGCGTTCTTCCCTCTGATTCCCTACCTGCTGGGCATGACCGGCCTGGCGGCGATCGTGGTCGCGGCTGTGATCGTCGGCGTCGCCCTGCTGTTCACGGGCGGCGTGGTCGGCATCCTGTCCGGCCAGTCCCCCGCGCCCCGCGCGCTGCGCCAGCTCATTGTGGGCTACGGCGCCGCGGGTGTCACGTACCTGCTGGGCTCACTGTTCGGCACGTCGATCGCCTGA
- a CDS encoding SprT-like domain-containing protein codes for MKREEARALARSLMDAAGLADWRFRFDHAKRRAGACTHASRTISLSGPLTDLYDEGTIRGVILHEIAHALVGPSHGHDAAWKRAARALGAPDSARLPSSLPSPDAPWVGTCPRCGATRRLYRAPRRVSSCGVCSRAFNPALILTWEHRGKAASPGRAYERELASIRRRR; via the coding sequence GTGAAGCGCGAGGAGGCACGTGCCCTCGCGCGTTCCCTCATGGACGCGGCTGGACTGGCGGACTGGCGTTTCCGCTTTGACCACGCCAAGCGCCGGGCGGGGGCGTGCACGCACGCCTCGCGCACGATCAGCCTGTCCGGGCCACTCACCGACCTGTACGACGAAGGCACGATCCGGGGCGTCATCCTGCACGAGATCGCCCACGCCCTCGTCGGCCCCTCCCACGGGCACGACGCCGCGTGGAAGCGGGCCGCACGCGCCCTCGGCGCTCCGGATTCCGCGCGGCTGCCCTCGTCCCTGCCCTCCCCGGACGCACCCTGGGTGGGCACGTGCCCGCGCTGCGGGGCCACCCGCCGCCTGTACCGGGCGCCGAGGCGTGTCTCCTCGTGCGGGGTGTGCTCGCGCGCCTTCAACCCGGCGCTGATCCTCACGTGGGAGCACCGAGGAAAGGCCGCCTCGCCCGGGCGCGCATACGAGCGCGAACTCGCCTCGATCCGCCGCCGTCGTTAG
- a CDS encoding ADP-ribosylglycohydrolase family protein — protein MSDFLSRARGALMGLAVGDAVGTTNEFKWAGTFDPITDMVGGGPFLLKPGQWTDDTSMALCIADSLLAQGRYDSFDVMERYQRWFSEGYRSSTDRCFDIGGQVRAALFDFEHDPRVPVTAERTNSAGNGGIMRLAPMVIAGFRSRSPREVVATARLSARETHYSVEAEAATEVFAALLVGALLGWSPEQLMDVSWASTGQPFDEMAARVISPDPQVRASWEAETSGYIVNGLRLAVHGLLDFPSFKDATLAIANMGGDSDTNAAIYGQLGGALYGIEAIPASWRERVYQGEEIDQLARDLVDLRLEPPVTRFDEDLQDEAPSV, from the coding sequence ATGTCGGATTTTCTTTCTCGGGCGCGCGGCGCCCTCATGGGCCTGGCTGTCGGCGACGCGGTGGGCACCACGAACGAGTTCAAGTGGGCGGGCACTTTCGATCCGATCACGGACATGGTGGGCGGAGGGCCTTTCCTACTGAAGCCCGGGCAGTGGACGGATGACACGTCGATGGCTCTGTGCATCGCGGATTCCCTGCTGGCGCAGGGCCGCTACGACTCGTTCGACGTGATGGAGCGCTACCAGCGTTGGTTTTCGGAGGGTTACCGTTCGTCGACGGACAGGTGTTTCGACATCGGCGGCCAGGTGCGCGCCGCGCTATTCGATTTCGAGCACGATCCACGTGTGCCTGTGACCGCCGAGCGCACGAACAGCGCCGGTAACGGCGGAATTATGCGTCTGGCGCCCATGGTGATCGCTGGGTTCCGCTCGCGTTCCCCTCGCGAGGTCGTCGCGACCGCTCGCTTGAGCGCACGCGAGACGCATTATTCCGTCGAGGCCGAGGCCGCCACCGAGGTCTTCGCCGCCCTGCTGGTTGGCGCGCTGCTGGGCTGGTCCCCGGAGCAGCTCATGGACGTGTCCTGGGCGTCGACGGGTCAGCCGTTCGACGAGATGGCCGCGCGGGTGATCAGCCCGGATCCGCAGGTTCGCGCGTCGTGGGAGGCTGAGACCAGCGGCTACATCGTGAACGGTCTTCGCCTGGCGGTGCACGGCCTGCTGGATTTCCCTTCCTTCAAGGATGCGACCCTGGCGATCGCCAACATGGGCGGTGACTCGGATACGAACGCCGCGATTTACGGGCAGCTGGGTGGCGCGTTGTATGGGATCGAGGCCATCCCGGCCTCGTGGAGGGAGCGCGTGTACCAGGGCGAGGAGATCGACCAGCTGGCACGCGACCTCGTCGATCTGCGCCTGGAACCGCCGGTCACTCGCTTCGACGAGGACCTGCAGGACGAGGCGCCCTCCGTCTGA
- a CDS encoding phosphoribosyltransferase, with translation MGTTASPDATTAPDREVLTWEGFGDASRELTQQIVDSGWIPDLIVAIARGGLIPAGAIAYAMDVKAIGTMNVEFYSGIGETLEEPQLLPPLMDVSAMDGKRVLVVDDVADSGKTLKMVMDLIDEHGLSLDGSAAVRVEARSVVIYKKPVSIIEPDYVWAYTDKWINFPWSTLPVIKP, from the coding sequence ATGGGTACCACCGCCAGCCCCGACGCCACCACCGCTCCCGACCGCGAGGTCCTCACCTGGGAAGGCTTCGGCGACGCGTCCCGCGAGCTCACCCAGCAGATCGTCGACTCCGGCTGGATCCCAGATCTCATCGTCGCCATCGCGCGCGGCGGCCTCATCCCGGCCGGCGCCATCGCCTACGCGATGGACGTCAAGGCTATCGGCACCATGAACGTCGAGTTCTACTCCGGCATCGGCGAAACCCTCGAGGAGCCCCAGCTCCTTCCCCCGCTCATGGACGTCTCCGCGATGGACGGCAAGCGCGTCCTCGTCGTCGACGACGTCGCCGACTCCGGCAAGACCCTCAAGATGGTCATGGACCTCATCGACGAGCACGGCCTCTCTCTCGACGGCTCCGCCGCCGTGCGCGTCGAGGCGCGCAGCGTGGTCATCTACAAGAAGCCCGTGTCCATCATCGAGCCCGACTACGTGTGGGCGTACACCGACAAGTGGATCAACTTCCCCTGGTCGACGCTGCCCGTCATCAAGCCGTGA
- a CDS encoding PfkB family carbohydrate kinase: protein MTALFAGLTTLDVLHRLDHVPDPSLKVTSTDFTMAAGGPATNAAVTYAALCAASRVLSDPEDEAGAASGAPADSEETPILLTALGEGPVSAFLAADLAAVGVRVVDATAPASSPASREPAVSSIIEHPSGRMVASTNARLDADAERVATDLPERVGAVLIDGHNPALAHAALTLGVPEVDGEDPFAPLEAHPPHPRILDGGSWKDWLTPLLGFVDIAVVSEDFAPPLMARPNGAQVAEFLRGFGITRTVRTRGDRTVQYWWDGTSGEIPVEAVPDASTLGAGDAFHGAFVWAIERGGDADPERLIRFASSVAAVSVSSFGTRQWLTSRALAELVRGW from the coding sequence ATGACTGCTCTCTTCGCCGGGCTCACGACCCTGGATGTCCTGCATCGACTCGACCACGTGCCGGACCCTTCCCTGAAGGTCACGTCGACGGACTTCACGATGGCCGCAGGCGGTCCCGCGACGAACGCGGCCGTCACGTACGCGGCGCTGTGCGCGGCCTCGCGTGTTCTTTCTGATCCTGAGGACGAGGCCGGGGCCGCCTCGGGCGCTCCCGCTGACTCTGAGGAAACGCCGATTCTGTTGACAGCGCTCGGCGAAGGCCCGGTGTCAGCCTTCCTTGCGGCCGACCTGGCGGCCGTGGGTGTGCGCGTCGTGGACGCGACGGCCCCGGCCTCGTCCCCCGCGTCGCGCGAGCCCGCAGTGTCCTCGATCATTGAGCACCCGAGCGGTCGCATGGTGGCCTCCACGAACGCGCGGCTCGACGCCGACGCGGAGCGCGTGGCGACCGATCTGCCCGAGCGGGTCGGCGCGGTCCTCATCGACGGGCACAACCCGGCGCTCGCGCACGCGGCCCTCACGCTGGGCGTACCCGAGGTCGACGGGGAGGACCCGTTCGCCCCACTCGAGGCTCACCCGCCGCACCCGCGCATCCTGGATGGCGGCTCATGGAAGGACTGGCTCACTCCCCTGCTGGGCTTCGTCGACATCGCGGTCGTGTCGGAGGATTTCGCGCCGCCGCTGATGGCGCGTCCGAACGGGGCGCAGGTCGCCGAGTTCCTGCGAGGCTTCGGCATCACGCGCACTGTGCGCACGCGCGGGGATCGGACCGTGCAGTACTGGTGGGATGGCACGAGCGGCGAGATTCCCGTCGAAGCCGTCCCAGACGCATCAACGCTGGGGGCGGGCGACGCTTTCCATGGGGCTTTCGTGTGGGCGATCGAGCGCGGCGGGGACGCTGACCCGGAGCGCCTCATCCGCTTTGCCTCGTCCGTCGCCGCAGTGTCTGTGTCTTCCTTCGGCACGAGGCAGTGGCTGACTTCCCGGGCTCTCGCTGAGCTGGTGCGCGGCTGGTAG
- a CDS encoding AAA family ATPase: MTSSRASSGRQATAASPECAQASSITRRIVEAVAERARSGDPVRVLGLTGPPGTGKTTITAELARALPEAGIPVAGLAPMDGFHMSNAVLAARGIADHKGAPDTFDVGGYVALLGRVRRADGVVLAPDYRRDLHEPIAASLPVEVDGVVITEGNYLGLELPGWADVRGLIDLLVFIDTPFEELASRLIERHMSFGRDRADAAHWVRTVDAANMALVDRTKERADLVLSL, from the coding sequence GTGACTTCCTCACGGGCGAGCTCAGGACGGCAGGCAACTGCCGCCTCCCCTGAGTGCGCCCAGGCCTCGTCGATCACCCGGCGCATCGTCGAGGCCGTGGCCGAGCGCGCACGCAGCGGTGACCCCGTGCGCGTGCTGGGCCTGACCGGCCCTCCCGGGACCGGCAAGACGACGATCACCGCCGAGCTGGCGCGCGCCCTGCCCGAGGCAGGCATCCCGGTCGCCGGCCTGGCGCCCATGGATGGCTTCCACATGTCCAACGCGGTGCTGGCCGCGCGCGGGATCGCCGACCACAAGGGCGCGCCCGACACCTTCGACGTGGGCGGATACGTCGCCCTCCTGGGGCGCGTTCGCCGCGCGGACGGCGTCGTCCTCGCCCCCGATTACCGGCGTGACCTGCACGAGCCCATCGCCGCCTCCCTACCCGTCGAGGTCGACGGCGTCGTCATCACGGAGGGCAACTACTTGGGCCTTGAGCTGCCCGGCTGGGCGGATGTGCGCGGCCTCATCGACCTGCTCGTCTTTATTGACACTCCATTCGAGGAGCTTGCGTCGCGTTTAATCGAGCGACACATGAGCTTTGGCCGCGACCGCGCGGACGCCGCGCACTGGGTGCGCACGGTGGACGCGGCGAACATGGCCCTCGTCGATCGCACGAAGGAGCGCGCGGACCTGGTCCTGTCGCTGTAG